A genomic region of uncultured Paludibaculum sp. contains the following coding sequences:
- a CDS encoding sigma 54-interacting transcriptional regulator, whose translation MEIPDSEIYKVLFDLSQVVAGHTDLETLCNSLAGSLRRVVAFDFLALVLHDPVRDELRLHAISTNRPYKDRQRIVSTQGDEPGARVWREQKPLVLSPLENETRWGDVVQEALDEGIHAMVLVPLSNGERRLGILGFGFTEHFQPDERALSFLQRVAAELAVSVEGYLTRQALLHERDRMRVLFEITNALVSKLPMEELFSAISQELSSVVAHDFVIMALLDKATGHIHLTAIHSPGGMLFEPEETSVSPEGLPAGEALATGKPVVVTGSEHDRFNAPVYRKYRHLGFRSSCSVPLVGTNGISGVLDLARRSGEPFANDEVDLLVQVARQIAIATENAVAYRELSELKDKLATEKLYLEDEIRFDQNIGSMIGEGPAFQAILSCIQVVAPTDATVLIEGETGTGKELVARALHDLSGRSKRSFIKVNCAAIPATLLESELFGHEKGSFTGAFAQKIGRFELAHQGTLFLDEVGEIPLELQSKLLRAIQEQELERLGGNRTIKVDVRFVAATNRGLKKMVEEGKFRSDLYYRLHVFPLTVPPLRERREDIPLLIRYFTQKYATRMNRPIDSIPSSTIEALTNYDWPGNIRELQNVIERSVILSPGRVLVVALPEIAKTTGTAAPRAGRRNDTIERDRILRALTECRGKVSGTDGAAALLGIRRTTLQSRMKKLGIERQYN comes from the coding sequence ATGGAGATCCCAGATTCGGAAATCTACAAGGTGCTCTTCGACCTCTCCCAGGTCGTCGCCGGGCACACCGATCTGGAGACCCTCTGCAACTCTCTCGCGGGCTCCCTCCGGCGGGTCGTCGCTTTCGACTTCTTAGCCCTCGTGCTCCACGACCCTGTCCGCGACGAACTCCGGTTGCACGCCATCAGCACCAACCGGCCCTACAAAGACCGGCAGCGCATCGTTTCGACACAGGGCGACGAGCCGGGCGCACGCGTCTGGCGCGAGCAGAAGCCACTCGTGCTGTCACCGCTCGAGAACGAAACCCGCTGGGGCGACGTCGTTCAGGAGGCGCTGGACGAGGGCATTCATGCCATGGTCCTTGTCCCGCTTTCGAACGGAGAACGGCGGCTGGGCATCCTGGGATTTGGGTTCACTGAACACTTTCAGCCAGACGAGCGGGCGCTGTCGTTCCTGCAACGGGTGGCCGCGGAACTGGCAGTTTCCGTGGAGGGTTACCTCACCCGCCAGGCCCTGCTCCATGAGCGCGACCGCATGCGCGTGCTATTCGAGATCACTAATGCCCTGGTCTCCAAACTCCCCATGGAGGAGCTGTTTTCGGCCATCTCCCAGGAGTTGAGCAGCGTCGTCGCCCACGATTTTGTGATCATGGCTCTGCTCGATAAGGCGACGGGACACATCCACTTAACGGCCATCCATTCACCCGGCGGCATGCTCTTTGAACCGGAAGAAACCTCGGTCAGCCCCGAAGGGTTACCGGCCGGCGAGGCGCTGGCCACGGGTAAGCCGGTGGTGGTCACCGGCTCCGAGCACGACCGCTTCAACGCCCCGGTCTACCGCAAGTACCGGCACCTGGGTTTCCGGTCGAGTTGCTCAGTCCCCTTGGTGGGCACCAACGGCATCTCCGGGGTCCTCGATCTGGCCCGCCGGAGTGGCGAGCCGTTCGCGAATGACGAAGTCGACCTTCTTGTCCAAGTCGCTCGCCAGATTGCGATTGCGACTGAGAACGCCGTCGCTTACCGGGAGCTCTCCGAGCTCAAGGACAAACTGGCGACCGAGAAACTGTACCTCGAAGACGAGATCCGGTTCGACCAGAACATCGGCAGCATGATCGGCGAGGGCCCCGCGTTCCAGGCCATCTTAAGCTGCATTCAGGTGGTGGCGCCGACCGATGCCACCGTTCTCATTGAGGGCGAAACGGGCACGGGCAAGGAGCTGGTCGCCCGCGCTTTGCACGACCTCAGCGGGCGCAGCAAGCGGTCGTTCATCAAGGTGAACTGCGCCGCCATCCCGGCGACGCTGCTCGAAAGCGAGCTCTTCGGCCACGAGAAGGGCTCGTTCACCGGCGCGTTTGCCCAGAAAATCGGCCGCTTTGAGCTGGCCCATCAGGGCACACTCTTCCTGGATGAAGTCGGCGAGATTCCGTTGGAACTGCAGTCCAAGCTCCTCCGCGCCATCCAGGAACAGGAACTGGAACGCCTGGGAGGCAACCGGACCATCAAGGTGGATGTGCGCTTTGTCGCCGCCACCAATCGCGGCTTGAAGAAGATGGTGGAGGAGGGCAAGTTCCGCAGCGACCTGTACTACCGGCTGCATGTCTTTCCCCTGACGGTGCCTCCGCTGCGCGAGCGGCGGGAGGATATCCCCTTACTGATCCGCTACTTCACACAGAAATACGCGACACGGATGAACCGGCCGATCGATTCCATCCCGTCCTCCACCATTGAAGCGTTGACGAACTACGACTGGCCAGGCAATATCCGGGAGCTTCAGAATGTCATTGAGCGGTCGGTCATTCTCAGCCCGGGCCGCGTGCTGGTAGTGGCTCTGCCCGAGATTGCGAAGACAACAGGCACAGCCGCGCCGCGCGCCGGGCGGCGCAACGACACAATCGAACGCGATCGCATTCTCCGCGCGTTGACGGAGTGCCGCGGCAAGGTGTCCGGCACCGACGGCGCGGCGGCTCTGCTCGGCATTCGACGAACCACGTTGCAGTCCCGCATGAAGAAGCTCGGCATCGAGCGTCAGTACAACTAA
- a CDS encoding helix-turn-helix domain-containing protein yields the protein MHDGRAQRLQGALRRQQVLRTAAVVFAKTGLHGTTTQALAEAMGVSEPVLYLHFRSKEALFREAVERNIETRLRNLDEGLGRIIVRGRSEAIRAMAEETVLDYVREPGHAVLTTWALLEAPEYALDLYRHEVSAVVTMWRRLLDNRPAAEFIPHAVEMCLAHGLWLAVLRLTAESAAPLARQFAGDVVRMAMAHPARLRP from the coding sequence ATGCACGATGGCCGCGCCCAACGGCTGCAAGGTGCACTGCGGCGGCAGCAGGTGTTGCGGACCGCGGCCGTCGTGTTCGCGAAGACTGGGCTGCACGGGACGACGACGCAGGCGCTGGCCGAGGCGATGGGTGTTTCCGAGCCTGTCCTGTATCTTCACTTCCGCAGCAAGGAGGCACTCTTCCGGGAAGCCGTGGAGCGAAACATCGAGACGCGCCTGCGGAATCTGGACGAGGGGTTGGGGCGAATCATCGTGCGGGGACGGAGTGAGGCTATCCGGGCCATGGCCGAGGAGACAGTACTGGACTACGTTCGCGAGCCGGGCCATGCGGTATTGACGACCTGGGCTCTGTTGGAGGCGCCGGAGTATGCGCTGGACCTCTATCGGCATGAGGTGAGCGCGGTGGTGACGATGTGGAGACGGTTGTTGGACAACCGTCCGGCCGCCGAGTTCATCCCCCATGCCGTTGAGATGTGCCTGGCGCACGGACTGTGGCTGGCGGTGCTGAGACTGACGGCCGAAAGTGCCGCCCCATTGGCCCGGCAGTTCGCGGGCGACGTGGTCCGGATGGCGATGGCGCATCCAGCCCGACTTCGCCCATAG
- a CDS encoding efflux RND transporter periplasmic adaptor subunit: MLFDKTLQSLPVTGLILASLLMAGCKPKEAGPARGPAEVATVTIGTERVVLTTQLPGRTSAYLVAEIRPQVNGLIRSRLFQEGANVKAGDVLYQIDPEPYESAHRQAKASLRTAEADLLTAQANLPALKSRVERYSGLVRIHAVGQQDYDDATTALRQAEALVESRRAAIEINRAAVETALINLSYTPIRAPISGRIGKSSITVGALATAYQPTPLAVIQQLDPIYVDVAQASMELLGLRRRMADGSLKAQGATQRRVTLLLEDGSSYPLAGLLQYRDVTVDPTTGSFSLRLVFPNPRQVLLPGMFVRALVEEGVNEHAILAPQQGVTRDTKGQPVAWVVDNQSKVTERALELDRAIGDKWLVLSGLAAGDQLIVEGSQRVRPGDKVHAVPFKASPKKVGGDV; encoded by the coding sequence ATGTTGTTTGACAAAACCCTACAGTCACTCCCGGTTACGGGACTCATTCTGGCAAGCCTGCTCATGGCCGGCTGCAAGCCAAAGGAAGCCGGCCCGGCGCGAGGCCCGGCCGAGGTCGCAACCGTCACCATCGGCACTGAACGTGTTGTGCTGACAACCCAACTGCCCGGCCGCACCTCGGCCTACCTGGTGGCGGAGATCCGCCCCCAGGTGAACGGTCTGATCCGAAGCCGCCTCTTTCAGGAAGGGGCCAACGTAAAAGCCGGCGATGTCCTTTATCAGATCGATCCGGAGCCCTACGAATCGGCCCACCGCCAGGCGAAGGCGTCGCTGAGGACAGCCGAAGCCGATCTGCTGACAGCGCAGGCGAACCTCCCGGCGCTCAAGTCGCGTGTCGAGCGCTATTCCGGTCTCGTGAGGATTCACGCCGTAGGCCAGCAGGACTATGACGATGCCACCACCGCACTGCGTCAGGCCGAAGCTCTGGTGGAATCGCGGCGCGCGGCCATCGAGATCAATCGCGCAGCGGTCGAAACGGCCCTCATCAACCTGTCCTACACACCCATCCGGGCGCCCATTTCCGGCCGTATCGGAAAGTCCAGTATCACGGTGGGCGCGCTGGCAACGGCTTACCAACCCACGCCGCTGGCCGTCATCCAGCAACTCGACCCCATCTACGTCGACGTGGCCCAGGCCAGCATGGAACTGCTGGGGTTGCGGCGCCGGATGGCGGACGGATCATTGAAAGCACAGGGCGCCACACAGAGGCGTGTCACGCTGCTGCTGGAAGATGGTTCGTCCTATCCGCTCGCCGGACTGCTGCAATACCGCGATGTGACGGTGGACCCGACCACGGGTTCGTTCTCGCTGCGGCTGGTCTTCCCCAACCCGAGACAGGTTCTATTGCCCGGCATGTTTGTCCGAGCCTTGGTGGAAGAAGGTGTCAATGAGCACGCCATCCTCGCTCCGCAGCAGGGCGTCACGCGTGACACGAAGGGCCAGCCCGTGGCCTGGGTGGTGGACAACCAGAGCAAGGTGACGGAGCGGGCGCTGGAACTCGACCGGGCCATCGGCGACAAGTGGCTGGTTCTCAGCGGCCTGGCCGCCGGCGACCAACTGATTGTGGAAGGCTCGCAACGCGTGCGTCCGGGCGACAAGGTGCACGCCGTTCCATTCAAAGCGAGCCCGAAGAAAGTGGGCGGCGATGTCTAG